A genomic window from Arvicola amphibius chromosome 5, mArvAmp1.2, whole genome shotgun sequence includes:
- the Itpripl1 gene encoding inositol 1,4,5-trisphosphate receptor-interacting protein-like 1 → MAVISLLFLAVMYVVHHPLMVSDRMDLDTLARSRQLEKRMSEEMRQLEIEFEERRRAAEQKQKAENFWRGDTSSDQLVLGKKDMGWPFQAGDQDGGPLRWMLGNLWNAGLFCLFLIFELLRQNMQHEPAFDSSSEEEEEEIRIVPATSSYTWLSDFPSQEALESFYKHYIQNAIRDLPCTCEFVESFVDDLIEACRVLSRQEAHPQLEDCQGIGAAFEKWGTLHETQKFGVLVPIAPPQGTRFVLEMRDPALGRRCGCVRVDSGCRCRQEKLLGDVLCLVCHRRDHSAILSECSSIKAALCTGSHLDVCKTVQWFRNMVGNAWALVAHKYDFKLTLPPSTTSCKLRLDYRSGRFLSISLVLGVQREDTLVYLVSQAPDLEQLTSVDWPESFAACEHLFLKLVGRFAPGNTCHLKCLQIILSLQDHKKLPPGATRPILTSYHFKTALMHLLLQRPLTDWQHSMLSRRLQDLLCFLGQGLQQRSLHHFLIGNTFLPLTIPIPKTFRNAEPVNLFQHLVLNPAAHTQAMEEFHNLLAQVKTLPCSPPDGGL, encoded by the coding sequence ATGGCTGTGATAAGCCTGCTCTTCTTGGCAGTGATGTACGTTGTCCACCACCCCCTAATGGTCAGTGACCGGATGGACCTGGACACACTGGCCAGGAGCCGGCAGCTGGAGAAGCGAATGAGCGAGGAGATGCGCCAGCTAGAGATAGAGTTTGAAGAGAGAAGGCGAGCCGCTGAGCAGAAGCAGAAAGCGGAGAACTTCTGGAGAGGAGACACATCCAGTGATCAGTTAGTGCTGGGGAAGAAGGACATGGGATGGCCGTTCCAGGCCGGCGACCAAGATGGGGGGCCTCTGCGCTGGATGCTGGGGAACCTGTGGAATGCGGGCCTCTTTTGCCTTTTTCTCATCTTTGAGCTCCTGCGACAGAACATGCAGCACGAGCCAGCCTTCGACTCCAGCagcgaggaggaagaggaagagatccGCATCGTGCCTGCCACCTCTTCTTACACCTGGCTCTCTGATTTTCCCTCCCAGGAAGCCCTGGAGTCCTTTTACAAACATTATATCCAGAATGCCATCCGTGACCTGCCCTGCACCTGTGAGTTTGTGGAGAGCTTTGTGGACGACCTCATTGAGGCCTGTCGGGTACTCAGCCGCCAGGAGGCTCACCCGCAGCTGGAGGACTGCCAGGGCATTGGAGCTGCCTTTGAGAAGTGGGGGACCCTTCATGAGACGCAGAAATTTGGTGTCCTGGTGCCCATTGCCCCTCCGCAGGGCACTAGATTTGTCTTGGAGATGCGAGATCCGGCCCTGGGCCGTCGTTGCGGCTGTGTGAGGGTGGACTCGGGATGCAGGTGCAGACAGGAGAAGCTCCTGGGGGATGTCCTCTGTCTGGTGTGCCACCGCAGGGACCACTCAGCCATCCTGAGCGAGTGTAGCTCCATCAAGGCAGCTCTCTGCACTGGCTCGCACCTGGACGTGTGTAAGACCGTGCAGTGGTTCCGCAACATGGTGGGCAATGCCTGGGCCCTAGTGGCTCACAAATACGACTTCAAGCTCACCCTCCCACCGTCTACCACCTCCTGCAAGCTCAGGTTGGATTACCGCTCAGGCCGCTTCCTATCCATCAGTTTGGTTCTCGGGGTGCAACGGGAAGATACCTTGGTCTACCTGGTGAGTCAGGCCCCGGACCTAGAACAGCTCACCAGCGTGGACTGGCCTGAGTCCTTCGCGGCTTGTGAACACTTGTTTCTGAAGCTGGTGGGACGCTTTGCCCCTGGGAACACCTGCCACCTCAAGTGCCTGCAGATCATTTTGAGTCTTCAGGACCACAAGAAGTTACCCCCAGGAGCGACCCGCCCCATCCTTACCTCCTACCACTTCAAAACAGCCCTCATGCACTTGCTGCTCCAACGGCCTCTGACGGACTGGCAGCACAGCATGCTCTCCCGGCGGCTCCAGGACCTTCTCTGCTTCTTAGGCCAGGGCCTCCAGCAAAGGTCTCTCCATCATTTCCTCATTGGCAACACCTTCCTGCCCCTGACCATCCCGATCCCTAAGACATTCCGGAATGCTGAACCTGTCAATCTTTTCCAACACCTGGTGCTAAATCCAGCGGCTCACacacaggccatggaggaattCCACAACCTTTTGGCCCAGGTGAAAACTCTGCCTTGCTCCCCACCAGATGGAGGACTTTAA